A stretch of Vigna radiata var. radiata cultivar VC1973A unplaced genomic scaffold, Vradiata_ver6 scaffold_170, whole genome shotgun sequence DNA encodes these proteins:
- the LOC106780306 gene encoding myosin-2 isoform X3, protein MMLSATMSALSRSSLEEMLESLRKRDEEERPKDLPPALPSRPQSRARMPPARRSLPNNFKVDGDNDQKGHKRKGSFGSKKVKLRVESPYAVISEEKVNEQPSSPVPTANDSSTDCEAPPQSEELEDDNVAYFIKKKLHVWCRQPRGKWELGTIQSTSGEEASVSLSNGNVLKVARSDLLPANPDILEGIEDLIQLSYLNEPSVLHNLQYRYAQDMIYSKAGPILIAFNPFKNVEVYGNDYVLAYRQKLTDSPHVYALTDAAYNEMMTGEVNQSIIISGESGAGKTETAKIAMQYLAALGGGCSGIENEILQTNFILEAFGNAKTSRNDNSSRFGKLIEIHFSTMGKICGAKVQTFLLEKSRVVQLALGERSYHIFYQLCAGSSSKLKERLNLRAASEYKYLNQSDCTTIDGVDDAKKFKRLMKALDVIQMGKEDQELVFKMLAAILWLGNISFQDSDNENHIEVVNDEAVTNAAVLMGCSSQELMAVLSTHKIQAGKDTITKKLTLRQAIDARDAIAKFIYASLFDWLVEQVNKSLQVGKRCTGRSITILDIYGFESFQNNSFEQFCINYANERLQQHFNRHLFKLEQEDYELDGIDWTRVEFEDNQVCLDLFEKPLGLFSLLDEESNFPKASDLTLANKLKQHLHSNPCFKGERGRAFSVSHYAGEVLYDTSGFLEKNRDPLPSDSIQLLSSCSCELLQLFPEMLNQPQKQSNSSHGGALDSKKQSVGTKFKGQLFKLMHQLESTTPHFIRCIKPNTKQLPGIYEQDLVLQQLKCCGVLEVVRISRAGYPTRMTHQEFSRRYGFLLVEANTSQDPLSISVAVLQQFNIPPEMYQVGFTKLYLRTGQIGALEDRRKYLLQGLLGIQKSFRGYQARRRYHELKKGVTTLQSFVRGEIGRREYGVMVKSSMTISSENVKEMLAATTLQSVIRGWLVRRNASDFNNSKKSRENARSRRRSRVRMPEEKQDLPSDRLPNLPAALAELQRRVVKAEATIEQKEGENAELKDQLNQFESRWIQYEKRMKSMEDMWQKQMASLQTSLASARKSLASENANNQHARRDVSSPLPYDSEDAISMGSRTPSASTPLKYSASISESALGRDGHGALASVGHLAREFDHRRQTFDYDARNLVELRAGQSANTNSVEELRKLKHRFEVWKKDYKVRLKETKARLQKVGNSEMDKRRRWWGKLSSRAL, encoded by the exons ATGATGTTATCAGCTACAATGTCTGCTCTATCGAGGAGTTCGCTGGAGGAGATGCTTGAGTCGCTTCGCAAGAGAGACGAGGAGGAGAGGCCGAAGGATTTACCGCCGGCATTGCCGTCGCGGCCGCAGTCGAGGGCGCGCATGCCTCCGGCGAGGAGGTCGTTGCCTAATAACTTCAAGGTTGATGGCGATAATGATCAGAAGGGGCACAAAAGGAAGGGTAGTTTTGGGTCCAAGAAGGTCAAGTTGCGTGTGGAATCCCCTTATGCAGTCATATCAGAAGAGAAAGTGAATGAACAACCATCGTCTCCGGTTCCAACAGCGAATGATTCTTCTACTGATTGTGAAGCTCCTCCTCAGTCTGAGGAGTTGGAAGATGATAACGTCGCTTATTTCATCAAAAAG AAACTTCATGTTTGGTGTAGGCAACCAAGAGGGAAGTGGGAGCTGGGAACGATACAGTCAACTTCTGGAGAGGAAGCATCTGTTTCTCTCTCAAATGGAAAT GTTTTGAAAGTAGCCAGGTCAGATCTCCTACCAGCTAATCCTGATATTTTGGAGGGTATTGAAGATCTTATTCAGCTCAGTTACTTAAATGAGCCTTCAGTTCTTCACAATCTTCAGTATAGATATGCTCAGGATATGATTTAT AGTAAAGCAGGGCCAATTTTAATTGCATTCAATCCTTTCAAAAATGTCGAAGTTTATGGAAATGATTATGTTCTAGCTTATAGGCAGAAACTTACCGATAGTCCTCATGTTTATGCTTTGACAGATGCAGCTTATAATGAGATGATGACAG GTGAAGTAAATCAGTCTATTATCATAAG TGGTGAAAGTGGAGCTGGGAAAACAGAGACCGCCAAAATTGCTATGCAATACTTAGCTGCTCTTGGTGGTGGCTGTTCAGGAATAGAAAATGAAATCCTTCAGACAAATTTTATTCTGGAGGCTTTTGGGAATGCAAAAACATCTAGGAATGATAACTCTAGCAGATTT GGGAAGTTGATTGAAATTCATTTCAGCACAATGGGGAAAATTTGTGGTGCAAAAGTTCAAACTT TTCTGTTAGAAAAG TCAAGAGTTGTTCAACTTGCCTTGGGTGAGAGGTCATATCACATATTTTATCAACTTTGTGCGGGATCTTCTTCCAAACTAAAAG AAAGACTGAATCTTAGGGCGGCTAGCGAATATAAATATCTTAACCAAAGTGACTGCACAACAATTGACGGTGTTGATGAtgctaaaaagtttaaaaggcTGATG AAAGCATTGGATGTTATTCAAATGGGCAAAGAAGATCAAGAGCTAGTTTTTAAGATGCTGGCTGCGATATTATGGTTGGGAAATATATCATTCCAAGATAGTGATAATGAAAATCACATTGAGGTGGTGAATGATGAAG CTGTAACAAATGCTGCTGTGCTAATGGGGTGCAGTTCTCAGGAGCTAATGGCAGTGTTATCTACCCATAAAATCCAAGCTGGCAAGGATACTATTACCAAGAAATTGACCTTGCGGCAG GCAATTGATGCAAGAGATGCAATAGCAAAATTTATCTATGCAAGCTTGTTTGACTGGCTTGTAGAACAAGTTAACAAGTCACTTCAAGTAGGTAAACGGTGTACTGGGAGATCTATAACTATCCTTGATATTTATGGATTTGAGTCATTCCAG AATAACAGCTTTGAACAATTTTGTATAAACTACGCCAATGAGAGGCTTCAACAACATTTCAATCGCCATCTGTTTAAACTTGAGCAGGAG GACTATGAATTAGATGGTATTGATTGGACCAGAGTAGAGTTTGAGGACAACCAAGTGTGTTTGGATCTCTTTGAAAAG CCTCTTGGGCTATTCTCTCTGTTAGACGAGGAATCTAATTTCCCCAAGGCCAGTGATCTAACACTAGCCAACAAACTTAAGCAGCACCTGCACTCTAATCCTTGCTTTAAAGGGGAAAGAGGCAGGGCTTTTAGTGTCTCTCATTATGCTGGGGAG GTTTTGTATGATACAAGTGGCTTCCTAGAAAAGAATAGAGATCCACTACCATCTGATTCCATTCAACTACTGTCATCATGTAGCTGTGAACTGCTGCAGTTGTTCCCCGAGATGCTTAATCAGCCTCAGAAGCAATCAAATTCCTCGCATGGAGGTGCTCTGGACTCAAAAAAGCAGAGTGTTGGCACTAAGTTCAAG GGTCAATTGTTCAAGTTGATGCATCAGCTGGAGAGCACCACACCTCACTTTATTCGCTGTATAAAGCCAAATACTAAGCAACTTCCTGGAATATATGAACAAGATCTTGTACTACAACAGCTCAAGTGTTGTGGAGTTTTGGAGGTTGTTAGGATTTCGAGGGCTGGATATCCTACTCGAATGACACATCAAGAATTTTCCAGAAG GTATGGGTTTCTGCTTGTTGAGGCAAACACATCTCAGGACCCATTGAGCATTTCGGTTGCGGTTTTGCAACAATTTAATATCCCTCCCGAAATGTACCAAGTTGGCTTCACCAAACTGTATCTTCGAACTGGGCAG ATTGGGGCACTGGAGGACAGGAGAAAATATCTTTTGCAGGGACTACTTGGTATTCAAAAAAGCTTTCGTGGTTATCAAGCTCGCCGTCGTTACCATGAGCTGAAGAAGGGAGTGACTACTTTACAATCAT TTGTTCGGGGAGAAATTGGAAGAAGGGAGTATGGTGTTATGGTGAAGTCTTCTATGACTATTTCTTCTGAAAATGTTAAGGAAATGCTGGCAGCCACAACACTACAATCTG TAATTCGTGGATGGCTGGTTCGGAGGAATGCCAGTGACTTCAATAACTCAAAGAAAAGTCGTGAAAATGCAAGATCTAGGCGAAGGTCACGTGTGAGGATGCCCGAAGAAAAG cAGGATTTGCCAAGTGATCGGCTCCCGAATTTACCTGCAGCTTTAGCTGAACTCCAGAGGCGGGTTGTCAAGGCTGAAGCTACCATAGAGCAAAAGGAAGGGGAAAATGCTGAATTGAAGGATCAGCTAAATCAGTTTGAGAGTAGATGGATTCAATACGAGAAAAGGATGAAATCAATGGAGGATATGTGGCAAAAACAAATGGCATCTTTGCAG ACGAGCCTTGCTTCTGCTAGAAAGAGCCTTGCTTCTGAGAATGCCAACAATCAACATGCAAGACGTGATGTGTCATCACCTTTACCCTATGATTCAGAAGATGCTATTTCCATGGGATCTCGAACACCTAGTGCAAGCACACCTTTGAAGTATTCTGCTAGCATTTCTGAATCTGCACTAGGGAGAGATGGTCATGGTGCTTTGGCTTCAGTGGGCCACCTTGCTAGGGAATTTGATCACCGTAGACAGACATTTGATTATGATGCCAGAAATTTGGTTGAGCTTAGAGCAGGTCAATCTGCTAACACAAATTCCGTTGAAGAACTTCGGAAACTCAAACATAGGTTTGAGGTGTGGAAGAAAGACTACAAGGTTagattaaaagaaacaaaagcaaGACTTCAAAAGGTAGGGAATTCAGAAATGGATAAGAGGCGGAGATGGTGGGGGAAACTGAGTTCCAGAGCACTATAG
- the LOC106780306 gene encoding myosin-2 isoform X2: protein MMLSATMSALSRSSLEEMLESLRKRDEEERPKDLPPALPSRPQSRARMPPARRSLPNNFKVDGDNDQKGHKRKGSFGSKKVKLRVESPYAVISEEKVNEQPSSPVPTANDSSTDCEAPPQSEELEDDNVAYFIKKKLHVWCRQPRGKWELGTIQSTSGEEASVSLSNGNVLKVARSDLLPANPDILEGIEDLIQLSYLNEPSVLHNLQYRYAQDMIYSKAGPILIAFNPFKNVEVYGNDYVLAYRQKLTDSPHVYALTDAAYNEMMTGEVNQSIIISGESGAGKTETAKIAMQYLAALGGGCSGIENEILQTNFILEAFGNAKTSRNDNSSRFGKLIEIHFSTMGKICGAKVQTFLLEKSRVVQLALGERSYHIFYQLCAGSSSKLKERLNLRAASEYKYLNQSDCTTIDGVDDAKKFKRLMKALDVIQMGKEDQELVFKMLAAILWLGNISFQDSDNENHIEVVNDEAVTNAAVLMGCSSQELMAVLSTHKIQAGKDTITKKLTLRQAIDARDAIAKFIYASLFDWLVEQVNKSLQVGKRCTGRSITILDIYGFESFQNNSFEQFCINYANERLQQHFNRHLFKLEQEDYELDGIDWTRVEFEDNQVCLDLFEKKPLGLFSLLDEESNFPKASDLTLANKLKQHLHSNPCFKGERGRAFSVSHYAGEVLYDTSGFLEKNRDPLPSDSIQLLSSCSCELLQLFPEMLNQPQKQSNSSHGGALDSKKQSVGTKFKGQLFKLMHQLESTTPHFIRCIKPNTKQLPGIYEQDLVLQQLKCCGVLEVVRISRAGYPTRMTHQEFSRRYGFLLVEANTSQDPLSISVAVLQQFNIPPEMYQVGFTKLYLRTGQIGALEDRRKYLLQGLLGIQKSFRGYQARRRYHELKKGVTTLQSFVRGEIGRREYGVMVKSSMTISSENVKEMLAATTLQSVIRGWLVRRNASDFNNSKKSRENARSRRRSRVRMPEEKDLPSDRLPNLPAALAELQRRVVKAEATIEQKEGENAELKDQLNQFESRWIQYEKRMKSMEDMWQKQMASLQTSLASARKSLASENANNQHARRDVSSPLPYDSEDAISMGSRTPSASTPLKYSASISESALGRDGHGALASVGHLAREFDHRRQTFDYDARNLVELRAGQSANTNSVEELRKLKHRFEVWKKDYKVRLKETKARLQKVGNSEMDKRRRWWGKLSSRAL, encoded by the exons ATGATGTTATCAGCTACAATGTCTGCTCTATCGAGGAGTTCGCTGGAGGAGATGCTTGAGTCGCTTCGCAAGAGAGACGAGGAGGAGAGGCCGAAGGATTTACCGCCGGCATTGCCGTCGCGGCCGCAGTCGAGGGCGCGCATGCCTCCGGCGAGGAGGTCGTTGCCTAATAACTTCAAGGTTGATGGCGATAATGATCAGAAGGGGCACAAAAGGAAGGGTAGTTTTGGGTCCAAGAAGGTCAAGTTGCGTGTGGAATCCCCTTATGCAGTCATATCAGAAGAGAAAGTGAATGAACAACCATCGTCTCCGGTTCCAACAGCGAATGATTCTTCTACTGATTGTGAAGCTCCTCCTCAGTCTGAGGAGTTGGAAGATGATAACGTCGCTTATTTCATCAAAAAG AAACTTCATGTTTGGTGTAGGCAACCAAGAGGGAAGTGGGAGCTGGGAACGATACAGTCAACTTCTGGAGAGGAAGCATCTGTTTCTCTCTCAAATGGAAAT GTTTTGAAAGTAGCCAGGTCAGATCTCCTACCAGCTAATCCTGATATTTTGGAGGGTATTGAAGATCTTATTCAGCTCAGTTACTTAAATGAGCCTTCAGTTCTTCACAATCTTCAGTATAGATATGCTCAGGATATGATTTAT AGTAAAGCAGGGCCAATTTTAATTGCATTCAATCCTTTCAAAAATGTCGAAGTTTATGGAAATGATTATGTTCTAGCTTATAGGCAGAAACTTACCGATAGTCCTCATGTTTATGCTTTGACAGATGCAGCTTATAATGAGATGATGACAG GTGAAGTAAATCAGTCTATTATCATAAG TGGTGAAAGTGGAGCTGGGAAAACAGAGACCGCCAAAATTGCTATGCAATACTTAGCTGCTCTTGGTGGTGGCTGTTCAGGAATAGAAAATGAAATCCTTCAGACAAATTTTATTCTGGAGGCTTTTGGGAATGCAAAAACATCTAGGAATGATAACTCTAGCAGATTT GGGAAGTTGATTGAAATTCATTTCAGCACAATGGGGAAAATTTGTGGTGCAAAAGTTCAAACTT TTCTGTTAGAAAAG TCAAGAGTTGTTCAACTTGCCTTGGGTGAGAGGTCATATCACATATTTTATCAACTTTGTGCGGGATCTTCTTCCAAACTAAAAG AAAGACTGAATCTTAGGGCGGCTAGCGAATATAAATATCTTAACCAAAGTGACTGCACAACAATTGACGGTGTTGATGAtgctaaaaagtttaaaaggcTGATG AAAGCATTGGATGTTATTCAAATGGGCAAAGAAGATCAAGAGCTAGTTTTTAAGATGCTGGCTGCGATATTATGGTTGGGAAATATATCATTCCAAGATAGTGATAATGAAAATCACATTGAGGTGGTGAATGATGAAG CTGTAACAAATGCTGCTGTGCTAATGGGGTGCAGTTCTCAGGAGCTAATGGCAGTGTTATCTACCCATAAAATCCAAGCTGGCAAGGATACTATTACCAAGAAATTGACCTTGCGGCAG GCAATTGATGCAAGAGATGCAATAGCAAAATTTATCTATGCAAGCTTGTTTGACTGGCTTGTAGAACAAGTTAACAAGTCACTTCAAGTAGGTAAACGGTGTACTGGGAGATCTATAACTATCCTTGATATTTATGGATTTGAGTCATTCCAG AATAACAGCTTTGAACAATTTTGTATAAACTACGCCAATGAGAGGCTTCAACAACATTTCAATCGCCATCTGTTTAAACTTGAGCAGGAG GACTATGAATTAGATGGTATTGATTGGACCAGAGTAGAGTTTGAGGACAACCAAGTGTGTTTGGATCTCTTTGAAAAG AAGCCTCTTGGGCTATTCTCTCTGTTAGACGAGGAATCTAATTTCCCCAAGGCCAGTGATCTAACACTAGCCAACAAACTTAAGCAGCACCTGCACTCTAATCCTTGCTTTAAAGGGGAAAGAGGCAGGGCTTTTAGTGTCTCTCATTATGCTGGGGAG GTTTTGTATGATACAAGTGGCTTCCTAGAAAAGAATAGAGATCCACTACCATCTGATTCCATTCAACTACTGTCATCATGTAGCTGTGAACTGCTGCAGTTGTTCCCCGAGATGCTTAATCAGCCTCAGAAGCAATCAAATTCCTCGCATGGAGGTGCTCTGGACTCAAAAAAGCAGAGTGTTGGCACTAAGTTCAAG GGTCAATTGTTCAAGTTGATGCATCAGCTGGAGAGCACCACACCTCACTTTATTCGCTGTATAAAGCCAAATACTAAGCAACTTCCTGGAATATATGAACAAGATCTTGTACTACAACAGCTCAAGTGTTGTGGAGTTTTGGAGGTTGTTAGGATTTCGAGGGCTGGATATCCTACTCGAATGACACATCAAGAATTTTCCAGAAG GTATGGGTTTCTGCTTGTTGAGGCAAACACATCTCAGGACCCATTGAGCATTTCGGTTGCGGTTTTGCAACAATTTAATATCCCTCCCGAAATGTACCAAGTTGGCTTCACCAAACTGTATCTTCGAACTGGGCAG ATTGGGGCACTGGAGGACAGGAGAAAATATCTTTTGCAGGGACTACTTGGTATTCAAAAAAGCTTTCGTGGTTATCAAGCTCGCCGTCGTTACCATGAGCTGAAGAAGGGAGTGACTACTTTACAATCAT TTGTTCGGGGAGAAATTGGAAGAAGGGAGTATGGTGTTATGGTGAAGTCTTCTATGACTATTTCTTCTGAAAATGTTAAGGAAATGCTGGCAGCCACAACACTACAATCTG TAATTCGTGGATGGCTGGTTCGGAGGAATGCCAGTGACTTCAATAACTCAAAGAAAAGTCGTGAAAATGCAAGATCTAGGCGAAGGTCACGTGTGAGGATGCCCGAAGAAAAG GATTTGCCAAGTGATCGGCTCCCGAATTTACCTGCAGCTTTAGCTGAACTCCAGAGGCGGGTTGTCAAGGCTGAAGCTACCATAGAGCAAAAGGAAGGGGAAAATGCTGAATTGAAGGATCAGCTAAATCAGTTTGAGAGTAGATGGATTCAATACGAGAAAAGGATGAAATCAATGGAGGATATGTGGCAAAAACAAATGGCATCTTTGCAG ACGAGCCTTGCTTCTGCTAGAAAGAGCCTTGCTTCTGAGAATGCCAACAATCAACATGCAAGACGTGATGTGTCATCACCTTTACCCTATGATTCAGAAGATGCTATTTCCATGGGATCTCGAACACCTAGTGCAAGCACACCTTTGAAGTATTCTGCTAGCATTTCTGAATCTGCACTAGGGAGAGATGGTCATGGTGCTTTGGCTTCAGTGGGCCACCTTGCTAGGGAATTTGATCACCGTAGACAGACATTTGATTATGATGCCAGAAATTTGGTTGAGCTTAGAGCAGGTCAATCTGCTAACACAAATTCCGTTGAAGAACTTCGGAAACTCAAACATAGGTTTGAGGTGTGGAAGAAAGACTACAAGGTTagattaaaagaaacaaaagcaaGACTTCAAAAGGTAGGGAATTCAGAAATGGATAAGAGGCGGAGATGGTGGGGGAAACTGAGTTCCAGAGCACTATAG
- the LOC106780306 gene encoding myosin-2 isoform X4 yields the protein MMLSATMSALSRSSLEEMLESLRKRDEEERPKDLPPALPSRPQSRARMPPARRSLPNNFKVDGDNDQKGHKRKGSFGSKKVKLRVESPYAVISEEKVNEQPSSPVPTANDSSTDCEAPPQSEELEDDNVAYFIKKKLHVWCRQPRGKWELGTIQSTSGEEASVSLSNGNVLKVARSDLLPANPDILEGIEDLIQLSYLNEPSVLHNLQYRYAQDMIYSKAGPILIAFNPFKNVEVYGNDYVLAYRQKLTDSPHVYALTDAAYNEMMTGEVNQSIIISGESGAGKTETAKIAMQYLAALGGGCSGIENEILQTNFILEAFGNAKTSRNDNSSRFGKLIEIHFSTMGKICGAKVQTFLLEKSRVVQLALGERSYHIFYQLCAGSSSKLKERLNLRAASEYKYLNQSDCTTIDGVDDAKKFKRLMKALDVIQMGKEDQELVFKMLAAILWLGNISFQDSDNENHIEVVNDEAVTNAAVLMGCSSQELMAVLSTHKIQAGKDTITKKLTLRQAIDARDAIAKFIYASLFDWLVEQVNKSLQVGKRCTGRSITILDIYGFESFQNNSFEQFCINYANERLQQHFNRHLFKLEQEDYELDGIDWTRVEFEDNQVCLDLFEKVLYDTSGFLEKNRDPLPSDSIQLLSSCSCELLQLFPEMLNQPQKQSNSSHGGALDSKKQSVGTKFKGQLFKLMHQLESTTPHFIRCIKPNTKQLPGIYEQDLVLQQLKCCGVLEVVRISRAGYPTRMTHQEFSRRYGFLLVEANTSQDPLSISVAVLQQFNIPPEMYQVGFTKLYLRTGQIGALEDRRKYLLQGLLGIQKSFRGYQARRRYHELKKGVTTLQSFVRGEIGRREYGVMVKSSMTISSENVKEMLAATTLQSVIRGWLVRRNASDFNNSKKSRENARSRRRSRVRMPEEKQDLPSDRLPNLPAALAELQRRVVKAEATIEQKEGENAELKDQLNQFESRWIQYEKRMKSMEDMWQKQMASLQTSLASARKSLASENANNQHARRDVSSPLPYDSEDAISMGSRTPSASTPLKYSASISESALGRDGHGALASVGHLAREFDHRRQTFDYDARNLVELRAGQSANTNSVEELRKLKHRFEVWKKDYKVRLKETKARLQKVGNSEMDKRRRWWGKLSSRAL from the exons ATGATGTTATCAGCTACAATGTCTGCTCTATCGAGGAGTTCGCTGGAGGAGATGCTTGAGTCGCTTCGCAAGAGAGACGAGGAGGAGAGGCCGAAGGATTTACCGCCGGCATTGCCGTCGCGGCCGCAGTCGAGGGCGCGCATGCCTCCGGCGAGGAGGTCGTTGCCTAATAACTTCAAGGTTGATGGCGATAATGATCAGAAGGGGCACAAAAGGAAGGGTAGTTTTGGGTCCAAGAAGGTCAAGTTGCGTGTGGAATCCCCTTATGCAGTCATATCAGAAGAGAAAGTGAATGAACAACCATCGTCTCCGGTTCCAACAGCGAATGATTCTTCTACTGATTGTGAAGCTCCTCCTCAGTCTGAGGAGTTGGAAGATGATAACGTCGCTTATTTCATCAAAAAG AAACTTCATGTTTGGTGTAGGCAACCAAGAGGGAAGTGGGAGCTGGGAACGATACAGTCAACTTCTGGAGAGGAAGCATCTGTTTCTCTCTCAAATGGAAAT GTTTTGAAAGTAGCCAGGTCAGATCTCCTACCAGCTAATCCTGATATTTTGGAGGGTATTGAAGATCTTATTCAGCTCAGTTACTTAAATGAGCCTTCAGTTCTTCACAATCTTCAGTATAGATATGCTCAGGATATGATTTAT AGTAAAGCAGGGCCAATTTTAATTGCATTCAATCCTTTCAAAAATGTCGAAGTTTATGGAAATGATTATGTTCTAGCTTATAGGCAGAAACTTACCGATAGTCCTCATGTTTATGCTTTGACAGATGCAGCTTATAATGAGATGATGACAG GTGAAGTAAATCAGTCTATTATCATAAG TGGTGAAAGTGGAGCTGGGAAAACAGAGACCGCCAAAATTGCTATGCAATACTTAGCTGCTCTTGGTGGTGGCTGTTCAGGAATAGAAAATGAAATCCTTCAGACAAATTTTATTCTGGAGGCTTTTGGGAATGCAAAAACATCTAGGAATGATAACTCTAGCAGATTT GGGAAGTTGATTGAAATTCATTTCAGCACAATGGGGAAAATTTGTGGTGCAAAAGTTCAAACTT TTCTGTTAGAAAAG TCAAGAGTTGTTCAACTTGCCTTGGGTGAGAGGTCATATCACATATTTTATCAACTTTGTGCGGGATCTTCTTCCAAACTAAAAG AAAGACTGAATCTTAGGGCGGCTAGCGAATATAAATATCTTAACCAAAGTGACTGCACAACAATTGACGGTGTTGATGAtgctaaaaagtttaaaaggcTGATG AAAGCATTGGATGTTATTCAAATGGGCAAAGAAGATCAAGAGCTAGTTTTTAAGATGCTGGCTGCGATATTATGGTTGGGAAATATATCATTCCAAGATAGTGATAATGAAAATCACATTGAGGTGGTGAATGATGAAG CTGTAACAAATGCTGCTGTGCTAATGGGGTGCAGTTCTCAGGAGCTAATGGCAGTGTTATCTACCCATAAAATCCAAGCTGGCAAGGATACTATTACCAAGAAATTGACCTTGCGGCAG GCAATTGATGCAAGAGATGCAATAGCAAAATTTATCTATGCAAGCTTGTTTGACTGGCTTGTAGAACAAGTTAACAAGTCACTTCAAGTAGGTAAACGGTGTACTGGGAGATCTATAACTATCCTTGATATTTATGGATTTGAGTCATTCCAG AATAACAGCTTTGAACAATTTTGTATAAACTACGCCAATGAGAGGCTTCAACAACATTTCAATCGCCATCTGTTTAAACTTGAGCAGGAG GACTATGAATTAGATGGTATTGATTGGACCAGAGTAGAGTTTGAGGACAACCAAGTGTGTTTGGATCTCTTTGAAAAG GTTTTGTATGATACAAGTGGCTTCCTAGAAAAGAATAGAGATCCACTACCATCTGATTCCATTCAACTACTGTCATCATGTAGCTGTGAACTGCTGCAGTTGTTCCCCGAGATGCTTAATCAGCCTCAGAAGCAATCAAATTCCTCGCATGGAGGTGCTCTGGACTCAAAAAAGCAGAGTGTTGGCACTAAGTTCAAG GGTCAATTGTTCAAGTTGATGCATCAGCTGGAGAGCACCACACCTCACTTTATTCGCTGTATAAAGCCAAATACTAAGCAACTTCCTGGAATATATGAACAAGATCTTGTACTACAACAGCTCAAGTGTTGTGGAGTTTTGGAGGTTGTTAGGATTTCGAGGGCTGGATATCCTACTCGAATGACACATCAAGAATTTTCCAGAAG GTATGGGTTTCTGCTTGTTGAGGCAAACACATCTCAGGACCCATTGAGCATTTCGGTTGCGGTTTTGCAACAATTTAATATCCCTCCCGAAATGTACCAAGTTGGCTTCACCAAACTGTATCTTCGAACTGGGCAG ATTGGGGCACTGGAGGACAGGAGAAAATATCTTTTGCAGGGACTACTTGGTATTCAAAAAAGCTTTCGTGGTTATCAAGCTCGCCGTCGTTACCATGAGCTGAAGAAGGGAGTGACTACTTTACAATCAT TTGTTCGGGGAGAAATTGGAAGAAGGGAGTATGGTGTTATGGTGAAGTCTTCTATGACTATTTCTTCTGAAAATGTTAAGGAAATGCTGGCAGCCACAACACTACAATCTG TAATTCGTGGATGGCTGGTTCGGAGGAATGCCAGTGACTTCAATAACTCAAAGAAAAGTCGTGAAAATGCAAGATCTAGGCGAAGGTCACGTGTGAGGATGCCCGAAGAAAAG cAGGATTTGCCAAGTGATCGGCTCCCGAATTTACCTGCAGCTTTAGCTGAACTCCAGAGGCGGGTTGTCAAGGCTGAAGCTACCATAGAGCAAAAGGAAGGGGAAAATGCTGAATTGAAGGATCAGCTAAATCAGTTTGAGAGTAGATGGATTCAATACGAGAAAAGGATGAAATCAATGGAGGATATGTGGCAAAAACAAATGGCATCTTTGCAG ACGAGCCTTGCTTCTGCTAGAAAGAGCCTTGCTTCTGAGAATGCCAACAATCAACATGCAAGACGTGATGTGTCATCACCTTTACCCTATGATTCAGAAGATGCTATTTCCATGGGATCTCGAACACCTAGTGCAAGCACACCTTTGAAGTATTCTGCTAGCATTTCTGAATCTGCACTAGGGAGAGATGGTCATGGTGCTTTGGCTTCAGTGGGCCACCTTGCTAGGGAATTTGATCACCGTAGACAGACATTTGATTATGATGCCAGAAATTTGGTTGAGCTTAGAGCAGGTCAATCTGCTAACACAAATTCCGTTGAAGAACTTCGGAAACTCAAACATAGGTTTGAGGTGTGGAAGAAAGACTACAAGGTTagattaaaagaaacaaaagcaaGACTTCAAAAGGTAGGGAATTCAGAAATGGATAAGAGGCGGAGATGGTGGGGGAAACTGAGTTCCAGAGCACTATAG